From one Melospiza melodia melodia isolate bMelMel2 chromosome 4, bMelMel2.pri, whole genome shotgun sequence genomic stretch:
- the PTN gene encoding pleiotrophin isoform X2 — MQQQQQQRRMFTAALLALVFLLAAVSTTEAGKKEKPEKKAKKSDCGEWQWSVCVPTSGDCGLGTREGTRTGAECKQTTKTQKCKIPCNWKKQFGAECKYQFQAWGECDLNTALKTRTGNLKRALHNADCQKTVTISKPCGKLTKPKPQESKKKKKEGKKQEKMLD; from the exons atgcagcagcaacagcagcaacgTCGAATGTTCACTGCTGCCCTCCTGGCACTCGTTTTCCTTCTGGCAGCCGTGAGTACCACTGAGGCTGGCAAGAAAGAGAAACCAG AGAAGAAGGCGAAGAAGTCTGACTGTGGGGAATGGCAGTGGAGTGTGTGCGTGCCCACCAGCGGTGACTGCGGCCTGGGGACACGCGAGGGCACCCGCACTGGGGCTGAGTGCAAACAAACCACCAAGACTCAGAAGTGTAAGATTCCCTGCAACTGGAAGAAGCAATTTGGAG CGGAGTGCAAGTACCAGTTCCAGGCCTGGGGAGAATGTGACTTGAACACGGCCCTGAAGACTCGGACCGGGAACCTAAAGAGAGCCCTCCATAACGCTGACTGCCAGAAGACTGTCACAATCTCAAAGCCCTGCGGGAAGCTTACCAAACCCAAACCTCAAG aatccaagaagaagaagaaggaaggcaaGAAACAAGAGAAGATGCTGGATTAA